One Triticum dicoccoides isolate Atlit2015 ecotype Zavitan chromosome 5B, WEW_v2.0, whole genome shotgun sequence genomic window carries:
- the LOC119306694 gene encoding ferredoxin, root R-B1-like, with protein MSTSTFATSARALQHIISTAGASRRAATSPRRPSSLGFAGRGGALLQVPSVLIRSSRCKLDVSAAAVYMVKLVTPGGREYELEAPDDAYILDTAESAGVELPCACRAGACYKCAGKVEAGTVHRADGSLLHGRLQEEGYVLICVSCPRSDCVIHTHKEDDLW; from the coding sequence ATGTCAACCAGCACGTTTGCAACCTCGGCCCGCGCGCTCCAGCACATCATTTCAACAGCCGGTGCCTCCCGCAGAGCGGCCACGAGCCCTCGCCGTCCGTCGTCTCTAGGCTTCGCCGGCCGAGGAGGCGCGCTGCTGCAGGTTCCGAGCGTCCTTATTAGGTCCTCCCGCTGCAAGCTGGACGTCTCCGCGGCGGCCGTCTACATGGTGAAGCTGGTGACCCCGGGAGGGCGGGAGTACGAGCTCGAGGCGCCGGACGACGCCTACATCCTCGACACGGCCGAGAGCGCCGGCGTGGAGCTGCCGTGCGCGTGCCGCGCCGGGGCGTGCTACAAATGCGCCGGCAAGGTTGAGGCCGGCACGGTCCACCGGGCGGACGGCTCGCTCCTCCACGGCAGGCTGCAGGAGGAAGGCTACGTGCTCATCTGCGTGTCGTGCCCCAGGTCCGACTGCGTCATACATACCCACAAGGAGGACGACCTTTGGTGA